In Panthera tigris isolate Pti1 chromosome B1, P.tigris_Pti1_mat1.1, whole genome shotgun sequence, the sequence CAGTCAGTGTACAGGTGAACTCAGAGGAAGGCCAAAGGGACAGAGTGGATGTTAACAGCATCAGCTACAGTAGCTGATACTACAGCATCTGCCCCAGCACCAAGCTGAACATGTATACACTAATATTGGATATGAGCTATTTGAAGATTCGTGATGGACAATAAGgatgatttctatttcctttaaaatacatGAGAGTTATAGACATAAGTGCTATTTGATTCAGTGTTGTGGTGGACCAAAAACTGTCCAAAGGGAAGCtccatgttttttaatgttctgtgTTATTATTCATTGACAAATCATACTCTCATTGTAGAACATACATTTGCTCAGACATGTGAGattataaaatttgtttattacATTTCAACATCTTTTCCATATGCAGATTTATAGAATCGGCTTCAACACATCATTAAGTAGCCTTGGATATCCATTATGATGCTCAACATATTTTAGTTCACTTTTATAATGTCATCAGTAATTTGAGGTTACTTTTGGGctgcattgcttttttttaaagagaatgagTAGTGAACTTCACTTTTTTCAGTGACTGCTGTATGCAGAACCCCCTACTAATCTCAGTGGATGTATGTAGGATAAGTGGTGCACAACCTAACAAAACTTACTCTTTACAGCATAAAATACAGGAATGCTTATACTTTATGAAAATTGACTATGTGTCTATTCTGGTGATGCAGAAATGAAGTTAATCtgaattaaaaattggaaataaatgagTTTTGATAGAAATCTTGAAGAACATAATCAAACGTGGACTGGTGTTCAAAAATGgcattcacatattttaaaaatacattgttcaTGGGTTTATAGGGGAGcctctgaaaattataaaccaGAAGCGTGCAGATGTTAATCCATCTGTGGGAGCGTGCTGAGAACACCATCCTTCCCTCTGGGCATCCTGTTTCTTCTAcctagaatattttttatatcttctttaataatTCCTGCTTGCCTTTAAGATTAGCTTAAGTCTCATCTCCTATTGTGTCTCCATAGTTTCCTATGACTAccatgacaaattaccacaaacttgttGAATTAAAACAGCACGGCTCTATTGTCTTATGGTTTTGGAGGCCAGACGTCAAGTGTgggtctcactgagctaaaaCTGAGGTGTCAGTATGGCTGCATCTTCTGGAAGGTCTTGGGAAGAGCCCATTTTCtagccttttccagcttccagaagccaCTTACATCCTTGGTCAAgacccctccctccatcttcaaggCCAAAAGTATAgcatctttcttcctctctgacctctgctcctatccttccatcttctctctctgaccctacctcTGTTGGCTCCCTCTCATAAGGATCCTCATGTTTACATTGGGCCCATcaagataatccaggatgatctccccaTATCACTACTCTTagcttaatcatatctgcaaaatccCTCTTGTCATGTAAGGAAACATAATCACAAATCCCAGGGATCGGGGTGTTGACATCTTGGGGCaagtgagggggcagggggagcataAGGCAGTATTATTCAGCCTACTATGCCTCCTCTTGAAAGTTATTGAGTTCAATTTTTGAGTTTTAGAAttagtttatctttctctggaCCCACAACCATCTATCTCTAACATGGGAAATTTTAGAACTACTTTGAAATTTGGGGTTACTCTTTCCACCTTAACTGTTATTTCTTGATGTGAAAACTGTATTTCATCTGTGCAGTCATACTGATCTGAATTTGGACCTAGGCCTCCTCCCTTAGTTTCCTCCTGTGTGAAGGAGAAGTGTATTACAAGGTAGGTAAGAGAACAAATGTGAGAGCAAGATTCCTCATCCCAAACCTCTGTCCTAGCACCTAATTGTATGAAGCAGCaccaatttttcagttttcttatctataacaTGGAAATGATTACAACATTTAACACATTCACTTCTTGTGAGCATTAATGaatggacacatgaaaattaCTTAGAACAGTGATTGCTCTAAAAGTACTTAGAGCATAGTATTCACTCAAAACTGTTAGTTGTTATTATCTCCCACCTGTGAGATTATAATAAAGATTTAGGAGACAGTCGATAAAGCCACagtacaatgcctggcacacagcaaattCTCAATACCTTCTACCTTTTGattgatcatcatcatcatctgtatTAAATACAAGTTAAAGAAGTCAAATTTAGTGAAGAAAATGCTGTGTTTCAAAGGTAAGAGTTTGGTGAAATGTGCTCAACTCTAGGCTAACAATCTGAATTTTTTCAGGCTCTATTATCCTCAGGTTCAATATGGTCACGAAAGGTCAATAATGGTGTGATGGATAGATTTTATTAGTTTCAAtgatgaaataataatagtaataactatCGGCTTTTAAATACTACAAActgttttcaaatacattatCTCCTAGGGACTTGATGTGACTTAATGTTTATTCCAGACAGTATCTAGCAGGCTAATGGCTATTTGATTATTTAGGCTTCCCAGATTGGTGTGATCTTTGTCACACAATAGCCTTCATGTCCTTTGTATTATGAAATTTTCAAGTGTTACCCATTGCTTCCAAGGCAAACTGAGCCATTCCATTCAAATGTTTACAGTAAATAGAACAGAAACTTGTGGAATCGTCTTCCTCTCTCATAAATGAAGCAACAGCAAAGTGGTACAGCATCTCAGCTGTTCCAAGTTCCTCAAATAAGTTTTACTTTTGCAAAACGAACTAACTTCCTATATGTTGTGAGCTGCGTTATGAGCAACATGACCGGCAGCCACGTttgctgtaattttttaaatatgtggaaaaaaagcaagatatCGACCATGTATTACCTTAACCAAGATGCCAAATTATCTAACTTGTTTCTCCAGGCAAGCAGTCCAACGACAGGGACAGCTCCCAGGAGCCAGTCAAGgttgtctgtctgtccatccactCAGGACATCTGCAGGTAAGTGCTCAGCAAATTatcctatttaaatattttttagaccAATGTTTTGTATTCCTCTCCTGTATTATGAGACTGTGTGGCTCTTGCTTCTGCCTTGCATTGTCCATGGACAATTTATACTGgtttaatttttcccccttcactgcattttcttcatttgaactTTATTTCCCAACTTCTGGTCCATGCTATCATTttcatcattctctctctctgttttcccatGGCTTTCCTCTCCATTCCCATCTCCCATCCTTTGCCCGCTGCTTTGTCTAGATCTGCCATCTTGCATGACATGTCAGAAGATGCATTTGAGCAATGCACCCCTGTCATGGTGCTCAGCCCTGCTAGGAAGGAGTCTGGTAAGAAATCAGTAAAACAGAGGcctaggaggaggaggagggcctcCGAGAGATATGAGCATGCAGAAGAACAAATCAAAGGGAGAAGTGATTTTCACCTCCAGATCGCAAGCCCCAGATGGAGTGAGCTTTACACAGATTCTTCAGATTCCTCTTCCCCAGATGAGAGTCACTGGATTCAGGCAAAAAGAAGAGCCCAAGTTAAATTCCGACTGTCacgaagaagaaggagaaatagtAGTAAACCATGTGGAAACTTGGATGGGTCTTCTGCTCCTAATGGAATGGATCTGATAGATTTGGAATCCAAAGGTAAAAAGCAACAAGAGCTGATTGAACATGAGAGTTGCTCTTTACATCTCTGCAGAGGAAAAGGCACAAGGTACCAAGAATGCAGCCTTTCCCTGCCAAGAGGATCCTTTGAGATTAAGAGATCCTCAAGGAAGCATGAGGAAAGCAAAGGCAGATACCACCACAGGGATCCGCAGCTGTTGCATAGTCTTGGGCAGTATGAAACCATCAAGAAAGGACTTTCAGAAGCAGATTCTAGCCCTGAAATATTGGCAGTTGCAGAAGGCAGCAAGTATGTGGATGCTGCTGGGTTCCAGGTGAATAACTCTGTGCAGAAGCCTCCTGCCACCTACCATGACGGgtctgataatttaaaaatatgcaggtCAGTCACTATAGAGAAAGGCTTGATGCCATCCACATGCGTTTCTTCCCGCTGTGTGTCAGGTGTGTGTTTGACACCTACCCTCAaaacataacatttatttatactgTTATCTGTCTGATTGGATGTaaggtaagaaaacaagaaaaggtgTGTGAGAGAAGAAGAATATGGAAGTATCTAGGGGTCTGAAAGCTGTTCTAGAATAGAATTAGATTTCCCCTTTACCTTTCCCTTAATTGGATAATGACTGATCCTGTTAAATGGATTGACAAACAGTTGGATCTGATACCCATTCTATTTAAGACAAGACGAGTGGAGTAAATATGAGTGAGAGAGTGTATGAAACCTTAGGTCCTTTAATGCAAATTTGGTGAACTGTTAGCATCCTGATGGAAAGATATTTAAGGCTTGGGTTTTTTAAGGTCAGATTTTTGTACCAAAAAAATCTCCTCTGCAGTTGGTGCTAATTTGTTCTCCAATTGTCTGACTCAGCAGGGTAATTCAAGACtgaaaggacagagaaacaggTCATGGACATATCAGTGGGGGTGCTGGAGCCTTCAGGGAAGGAGAACACATTAACTTTAGTGATAATCATGTACTAAAAGGTTTCAACATGTAGACATTTCATAGCTATGAGACTCTTTTCTCCCACTTTTCATTCATCCATATACATTTTCAGAATAACTTAATGTGAATAAGAATTATATGAATATCCATGCTGGTGTGCACAAATCagataattttaaacaaaacaggtagttttacattttcatgttATACCCAGTCATTTAAATTGGTTAGATTCTGTTTGGGAGCATATGAAGTTTTTTTGGGTAA encodes:
- the MARCHF1 gene encoding E3 ubiquitin-protein ligase MARCHF1 isoform X2 yields the protein MSNMTGSHVCCNFLNMWKKSKISTMYYLNQDAKLSNLFLQASSPTTGTAPRSQSRLSVCPSTQDICRSAILHDMSEDAFEQCTPVMVLSPARKESGKKSVKQRPRRRRRASERYEHAEEQIKGRSDFHLQIASPRWSELYTDSSDSSSPDESHWIQAKRRAQVKFRLSRRRRRNSSKPCGNLDGSSAPNGMDLIDLESKGKKQQELIEHESCSLHLCRGKGTRYQECSLSLPRGSFEIKRSSRKHEESKGRYHHRDPQLLHSLGQYETIKKGLSEADSSPEILAVAEGSKYVDAAGFQVNNSVQKPPATYHDGSDNLKICRICHCEGDEESPLITPCRCTGTLRFVHQSCLHQWIKSSDTRCCELCKYDFIMETKLKPLRKWEKLQMTTSERRKIFCSVTFHVIAITCVVWSLYVLIDRTAEEIKQGNDNGVLEWPFWTKLVVVAIGFTGGLVFMYVQCKVYVQLWRRLKAYNRVIFVQNCPDTAKKQEKNFSCNINTDIKDAVVVPVSQTGTNSLPSAEGGPPEVIPV